One genomic region from Chthonomonas calidirosea T49 encodes:
- a CDS encoding LacI family DNA-binding transcriptional regulator, with the protein MEGENTNSLNSYSRTYTEQKVPGLTQLEIARLARVSQATVSRVLNNDPRVNEAARKRVLEVIRAHNYVPNARAQSLRSQHSGVIGLVVHRKPEELEQDPFFCPLIVSILRVSAERGYHLCVDTDRNVRSRRPIHEELLRSHRVDGLILVESRDYDERIERLVAEEAPFVLIGRYGRTENLLSVDNDNRAAGRMVTEKLISDGHRRIAYIGGPKGVNVSEDRLTGYLEALQANAVPFQAIEYGNFTAEGGRQAMKRLLSLPTPPDAVVAVDDVTAAAAMQVALENGLHVPEDIAFVGFNNSSFCSYLEPPLTSVSINISSLARTATEMLIDLIEGHAGRPQHCIVPCHIVLRGSTRQSVPTLKDFNRHVTQ; encoded by the coding sequence ATGGAAGGTGAGAATACGAATTCACTGAATTCCTATTCAAGAACCTACACGGAACAAAAAGTGCCCGGCCTAACCCAATTAGAAATAGCACGTCTTGCCCGCGTCTCACAGGCCACCGTGTCGCGAGTCCTTAACAACGATCCCCGCGTCAATGAGGCCGCGCGTAAAAGAGTGCTTGAGGTCATCCGTGCCCATAATTACGTTCCCAATGCTCGCGCCCAATCCCTTCGCTCGCAACATAGTGGCGTCATCGGCCTTGTTGTCCACCGAAAACCGGAAGAGCTAGAGCAAGACCCCTTCTTCTGCCCTCTCATTGTCTCTATTCTTCGCGTTAGCGCCGAGCGTGGCTACCATCTGTGCGTGGATACCGACCGCAATGTTCGCTCTCGCCGACCTATCCATGAAGAGCTGCTCCGTTCGCATCGTGTGGATGGCCTCATCCTCGTGGAATCGCGTGACTACGACGAGCGCATCGAGCGGCTTGTGGCGGAGGAAGCGCCCTTCGTGCTGATCGGGCGCTACGGGCGCACCGAAAACCTGCTCTCTGTGGATAACGATAACAGGGCGGCAGGACGCATGGTCACCGAAAAGCTTATCTCCGATGGCCATCGCCGCATCGCCTATATTGGCGGTCCTAAAGGAGTGAACGTGTCGGAGGATCGTCTAACAGGCTATCTTGAAGCCCTTCAAGCGAATGCGGTGCCCTTCCAAGCCATAGAATACGGCAACTTCACCGCAGAAGGTGGACGCCAAGCGATGAAGAGGCTCCTGAGTCTCCCCACACCTCCAGATGCCGTGGTCGCCGTAGACGACGTCACTGCGGCTGCCGCTATGCAGGTGGCTCTAGAGAATGGCCTCCACGTTCCCGAAGATATCGCCTTCGTGGGTTTCAACAACTCGAGCTTCTGCTCCTATTTGGAGCCGCCGCTGACCTCCGTCTCTATTAATATCAGTAGCCTCGCCCGCACGGCCACCGAAATGTTGATAGACCTTATTGAAGGTCATGCTGGTCGCCCACAGCACTGCATCGTGCCCTGTCATATCGTGCTGCGCGGCTCAACACGTCAAAGCGTTCCCACACTAAAAGACTTTAATAGACATGTCACACAATAA
- a CDS encoding beta-galactosidase produces MKLYLLLLILATAAALCARAQESPETTFSGFTLRPNNADIAIENAPEHPTLRITFHKGAEWPQVLFKPASPLDWSGVEALSFTLSNPGKRPVAFGFRIDDSLDADGYNHSRTANGSIAPGQTQTFAVRFGPDPMSLGMRGLPPIPGMVTLGVSGGNPFSFQHVVQFQLFLHSPDQNVTLALSSFKTLPLSTEDLKGVVDAYGQYAKADWPGKVHSDADLVQQRREEEADLKAHPPLPDRDPYGGWARGPQLKATGYFRTEKYDGKWMLVTPSGHLFFSLGLDVVESNYPTFITGRESLFASLPDPNGPLGAFYGESGAYMGPLAGKRGKTFDFYRANLYRKYGPNYQTEWQQMALKRLPSWGFNTIGNWSDPIFYQNQQVPFVATGGVYGDFATVSSGSDYWGRMPDPFDPRFAAAADANMKNLAARVRNSPWCVGYFIDNELSWAGSGPDGDVGLALGALKEEASKSPAKRAFLHQLQEKYGDIARFNAAWHADVSSWQQLEAPYKASLPLTQEAHQDAERFVRAFADKYFQTIREALKRYDPNHLYLGCRFAWHSRAEVEEAAKYCDVVSFNIYAPRVDANQWGYLADLNRPCIIGEFHFGALDRGMWHPGLVSAPNQETRAQMFIDYVHSVLDNPAFVGCHWFQYVDEPLTGRTWDGENYNIGFVTQTDRPYRHMVAAARRVGAELYTYRFGASHAAAK; encoded by the coding sequence ATGAAACTCTATCTGCTGTTGTTGATTCTAGCCACTGCTGCTGCGCTCTGTGCTCGCGCTCAAGAAAGCCCTGAAACTACTTTCTCTGGTTTCACGCTGCGGCCTAACAATGCTGATATCGCGATAGAGAACGCTCCAGAGCATCCCACGTTACGGATCACCTTTCACAAAGGGGCCGAATGGCCTCAGGTGCTTTTTAAGCCGGCCAGTCCGCTGGATTGGAGTGGTGTGGAAGCCCTCTCTTTTACCCTTAGCAATCCTGGAAAACGTCCTGTTGCATTTGGTTTTCGCATAGACGACTCGCTCGATGCGGATGGCTATAACCATTCACGAACGGCAAATGGAAGCATCGCCCCCGGTCAAACCCAAACCTTTGCCGTGCGCTTCGGCCCCGACCCCATGAGCCTCGGAATGCGCGGACTTCCTCCTATACCTGGCATGGTGACCTTGGGCGTCTCTGGTGGAAACCCTTTCAGCTTTCAGCATGTTGTGCAGTTTCAGCTCTTCCTGCATAGCCCAGACCAGAATGTCACATTAGCGCTCTCGTCCTTCAAAACCTTGCCGTTGTCAACGGAAGACCTCAAAGGCGTGGTGGATGCCTATGGTCAGTATGCGAAAGCCGATTGGCCGGGCAAAGTTCATAGCGATGCCGATCTGGTGCAGCAGCGGAGAGAGGAGGAGGCCGATCTGAAAGCGCATCCGCCTCTGCCTGATCGCGATCCGTATGGAGGTTGGGCTCGCGGCCCTCAGCTGAAAGCCACGGGCTATTTTCGAACGGAGAAGTATGATGGCAAGTGGATGCTTGTGACGCCTTCGGGACATCTGTTCTTTTCCCTAGGGCTAGATGTTGTGGAGTCGAACTACCCTACCTTTATCACCGGTCGCGAATCGCTGTTTGCGAGCCTGCCAGATCCTAATGGGCCGCTCGGCGCTTTCTATGGTGAGAGCGGCGCCTATATGGGGCCGTTGGCGGGCAAGCGAGGAAAGACATTCGACTTTTATCGCGCCAATCTCTACCGTAAATACGGCCCCAATTACCAAACTGAATGGCAGCAGATGGCCTTAAAGCGCCTGCCTTCTTGGGGATTCAACACCATCGGCAACTGGTCTGACCCCATCTTCTATCAAAACCAGCAGGTGCCTTTTGTGGCAACCGGCGGTGTTTACGGCGACTTTGCCACGGTAAGCAGCGGCTCCGACTACTGGGGGCGCATGCCCGATCCCTTCGACCCTCGCTTCGCCGCTGCCGCCGACGCCAATATGAAAAACCTCGCCGCCCGCGTGCGGAACTCCCCATGGTGCGTGGGCTATTTTATAGATAACGAACTGAGCTGGGCCGGCTCTGGGCCCGATGGAGATGTGGGGCTTGCCCTGGGGGCGCTAAAAGAAGAGGCCTCGAAATCGCCAGCCAAGCGCGCCTTTCTCCATCAGCTTCAAGAAAAGTATGGGGACATTGCGCGGTTTAATGCTGCGTGGCATGCCGACGTCTCCTCTTGGCAGCAGCTGGAAGCGCCCTACAAAGCCTCCTTGCCGCTTACTCAGGAGGCGCACCAAGACGCCGAGAGGTTTGTACGCGCTTTTGCGGATAAGTATTTTCAAACCATTCGAGAGGCGTTAAAACGGTACGATCCGAACCATCTCTATCTGGGCTGCCGTTTTGCTTGGCACAGTCGTGCCGAGGTAGAGGAGGCTGCAAAATACTGCGATGTGGTAAGCTTCAATATATATGCTCCACGCGTAGACGCGAACCAATGGGGCTATTTGGCCGATCTCAATCGTCCCTGCATTATTGGAGAGTTCCATTTTGGTGCTCTCGATAGGGGCATGTGGCATCCGGGACTCGTCTCGGCACCCAATCAAGAGACGCGAGCGCAGATGTTTATAGACTACGTGCACAGCGTTCTCGATAATCCGGCCTTCGTGGGTTGTCACTGGTTTCAATACGTGGATGAGCCGCTAACGGGACGAACGTGGGACGGTGAAAACTACAACATCGGGTTTGTGACACAAACCGATAGGCCATATCGTCATATGGTGGCCGCTGCGCGCCGCGTGGGAGCGGAGCTTTACACCTATCGCTTTGGGGCGTCACACGCCGCGGCCAAATAG
- a CDS encoding DUF5060 domain-containing protein codes for MMRIQRWFWWLCGLFPGVLLGVCAGCGGADFGGLQQSLSGDIAPGYNTPIALQNRNTGARLLPGQGCYPMIETSFQLAKVPGDPFDFEKVNVQVVFQRPDGGTVSVPAFYDGDQTWRARYTPIAPGRYIVQKVLLNGQIAHETNLNPTQWNVSGTPEPGFIRINPADPMRFVFDNGNTYYPVGNNEAWPSPNLPDIPALFAKMHAAGENWSRVWMAHWAHQNLDWVPGSKVAPGDIDLDVARRWDKIVEAAQQNGIYFQMVLQHHGQYSSNVNPNWDENPYNVKNGGFLQAPDDFFTNPQAIEDTKRKLYYILARWGYSPNIMAFELFNEVQFTDAYQHKHEAAIAQWHREMADFLRRYDINHHLITTSSAPDVPYDSPIWQSMDYIQVHTYPPDPLTTLAAGPPAQALKLNKPIFVGEFGPATLTDSDGLALHNGLWAGLMRWPSGAPEYWSWDIIEAHDLYGNYAAATAFLNASELLEQRGLQTATLSVETQQHADLVIAPGGGFEPAKQSTFIISPEGAPAAFGAYPSYLQGQFHRDMMPEPLTLQVNCATPIKGEVQIDRVAKAGATLQIGVDGQVVATRTFGAENNDYTPEAQQGTLSFGLPAGQHTLTLQNTGSDWVRIHRIVLENYALALQCLARVGKNYVAGWVYNRSGIYAPADAQPKPAQGQIALPTLTPGTYHLVWWDTRAGKVLAESTLTVVDHGKVTITTPPVSRDVAFYFIVSHTVAQKAK; via the coding sequence ATGATGCGAATTCAGCGATGGTTTTGGTGGCTATGCGGGCTGTTTCCTGGCGTTCTCTTAGGGGTATGTGCCGGATGCGGGGGAGCCGACTTTGGCGGCCTTCAACAAAGTCTTAGCGGGGACATCGCCCCCGGCTACAATACGCCCATCGCGTTGCAGAATCGAAATACAGGCGCACGCCTATTACCTGGACAAGGATGTTACCCCATGATCGAAACTTCGTTTCAGCTCGCTAAGGTGCCCGGCGATCCCTTCGATTTTGAAAAGGTGAATGTGCAGGTGGTGTTCCAGCGGCCAGATGGAGGCACCGTTTCGGTGCCGGCCTTCTACGACGGCGATCAAACCTGGCGCGCCCGCTACACACCCATTGCACCTGGGCGCTATATCGTACAAAAAGTGCTCTTAAATGGCCAGATCGCCCATGAAACGAACCTGAACCCCACCCAGTGGAACGTCTCCGGCACGCCTGAGCCTGGCTTCATTCGCATCAACCCAGCCGATCCCATGCGCTTCGTTTTTGACAACGGTAACACCTATTACCCTGTTGGTAACAATGAGGCATGGCCTTCGCCGAACCTGCCCGATATTCCCGCCCTTTTTGCAAAAATGCACGCGGCGGGTGAAAACTGGTCGCGTGTTTGGATGGCCCATTGGGCGCATCAAAATCTGGATTGGGTTCCTGGCAGTAAGGTCGCGCCTGGAGATATTGACCTCGATGTCGCTCGACGTTGGGACAAGATCGTGGAGGCCGCTCAACAGAATGGTATCTACTTTCAGATGGTGCTGCAACACCACGGGCAGTACTCCTCGAATGTGAACCCGAACTGGGACGAGAACCCCTACAACGTTAAAAATGGCGGCTTTCTGCAAGCGCCAGACGATTTTTTTACCAACCCGCAGGCCATTGAGGATACAAAACGAAAGCTCTACTACATTCTTGCCAGATGGGGCTATTCGCCCAATATTATGGCGTTTGAGCTTTTCAATGAGGTACAGTTCACCGATGCCTATCAGCACAAACACGAGGCTGCCATCGCCCAGTGGCATCGCGAAATGGCCGATTTTCTCCGGCGTTATGATATCAATCATCACCTTATCACCACTAGCTCGGCACCAGATGTGCCCTACGATAGCCCTATTTGGCAAAGCATGGACTACATTCAGGTGCACACCTATCCGCCCGATCCCCTAACGACGTTGGCTGCCGGCCCACCGGCGCAGGCCTTGAAGCTGAACAAGCCGATCTTTGTGGGAGAGTTTGGGCCAGCAACGCTAACCGATTCAGACGGCTTGGCGCTACACAATGGCCTCTGGGCAGGTCTGATGCGCTGGCCCTCTGGCGCCCCCGAATACTGGTCATGGGATATCATCGAAGCACACGATCTCTACGGCAACTATGCGGCCGCCACCGCTTTTCTAAATGCATCGGAGTTGCTGGAACAGAGAGGGCTTCAGACGGCTACACTGTCGGTGGAGACTCAACAGCATGCCGATCTTGTGATCGCCCCTGGTGGCGGGTTCGAGCCAGCAAAACAGTCCACCTTCATCATCAGTCCGGAAGGCGCTCCTGCCGCTTTTGGTGCCTATCCCTCCTACCTGCAGGGGCAGTTCCATCGTGATATGATGCCCGAACCGCTTACCTTGCAGGTGAACTGTGCAACGCCTATAAAAGGAGAGGTGCAGATCGATCGGGTTGCGAAGGCCGGTGCTACTCTTCAGATAGGTGTGGATGGACAGGTGGTTGCAACGCGTACGTTCGGCGCAGAAAATAACGACTATACCCCCGAGGCCCAGCAGGGCACGCTGTCTTTCGGCCTGCCTGCCGGGCAACACACATTGACACTGCAAAACACGGGTTCGGATTGGGTGCGGATACACCGTATCGTTCTTGAGAACTACGCCTTGGCCCTGCAGTGTTTGGCGCGTGTGGGTAAGAACTATGTGGCGGGTTGGGTATACAATCGGTCTGGTATCTACGCTCCTGCCGATGCCCAACCGAAGCCAGCCCAAGGTCAGATCGCACTGCCTACGCTCACCCCTGGAACCTATCACCTCGTTTGGTGGGATACGCGTGCTGGTAAGGTGTTAGCGGAAAGCACGTTGACGGTTGTGGACCATGGTAAGGTGACGATAACCACTCCGCCGGTTTCGCGTGATGTGGCCTTCTACTTTATTGTCTCGCACACCGTGGCGCAAAAGGCAAAATAG
- a CDS encoding RelA/SpoT family protein has product MSETTQAVSMTPSNTDTGQELENILERLTTYRPEADKDLVRRAYAFAAEKHCGQTRSDGSPYITHPLAVTAILAELEMDETTLAAALLHDVVEDCGVPLEEIQNRFGPAVAQLVDGVTKLQIIGVDEGKTRPNMPEDEEALTPIAIDRRKKQAEMAKKAANLRKIFLAMARDLRVIVIKLADRLHNMRTLSALPPARQLRIAQETLQIFAPLAHRLGIWRLKWELEDLAFRYVEPEAYEQVAAMVARTRAERQAEVDEAVAILQQKLNEEGIEAQVVGRPKHLYSIYNKMRQQGLDFTQLYDLIALRVIVPTRPDCYHALGVVSALWAPIPGMFSDYIAQPKSNMYQSIHIKVIGPKGTPLEVQIRTWEMHRTAEFGVAAHWQYKEGGKTNDQFERRLSFLRQQLFDWQNDSKDSGEFLRNITEDLFTDQVFVLTPKGDVIDLPAGSCPIDFAYRVHSEVGDHCVGAKVNGRLVPLSYQFRNGDTVEIITRPGATPSRDWLAFVKTSHARAKIKNYFKRLHQRENVQRGRELLEKELTNQLERDPHGWGENPRDLLKDESLRSVAASFNVPSEIELLASIGYGTIAPLTVLNRLRPVAPTEVSIPIGGKRASEEKLHIVAGGLDTENLLFRRSRCCLPIPGDDVIGYITRGRGMALHRRECPNARYYLANEPDRCVPVEYVGNDGQVYQVYLTIVCLDRTGLLADIGSVFGENKTNITALRTQSHRDKTATLELAIEVRNTEHLDDIIKKVYAIGDILDVHRAFGSRDEGKTK; this is encoded by the coding sequence ATGTCGGAAACCACCCAAGCGGTCTCCATGACTCCATCTAATACCGATACCGGCCAAGAGCTGGAAAACATTCTGGAACGCCTCACCACCTACCGGCCTGAGGCGGATAAGGACCTTGTGCGCCGTGCCTACGCCTTTGCCGCCGAAAAGCACTGTGGACAAACGCGCAGCGACGGCTCACCCTATATCACCCATCCCCTCGCCGTTACCGCCATTCTGGCCGAACTGGAGATGGATGAAACCACTTTGGCCGCCGCGCTTCTTCATGACGTGGTAGAGGATTGCGGAGTCCCCCTCGAAGAGATTCAAAACCGATTCGGCCCCGCTGTAGCGCAGTTGGTAGACGGCGTTACGAAACTTCAGATCATCGGGGTAGACGAGGGCAAAACGCGTCCCAACATGCCTGAGGACGAAGAGGCGCTTACACCGATCGCCATCGATCGGCGCAAGAAGCAGGCAGAGATGGCCAAGAAGGCGGCCAACCTACGTAAAATCTTTTTGGCAATGGCCCGCGACCTGCGGGTCATTGTCATTAAATTGGCCGATCGGCTCCATAACATGCGTACCCTTTCGGCCCTGCCACCAGCTCGTCAATTGCGCATCGCTCAAGAGACCCTGCAGATCTTCGCTCCCTTAGCCCATCGTCTCGGCATTTGGCGCCTAAAATGGGAGCTAGAAGACCTTGCATTTCGTTACGTCGAACCGGAGGCCTATGAACAGGTGGCGGCCATGGTGGCGCGCACTCGGGCGGAACGCCAAGCCGAGGTAGATGAGGCCGTCGCCATCCTCCAGCAGAAGCTAAACGAAGAGGGTATAGAGGCCCAAGTTGTGGGACGCCCGAAACACCTTTATAGCATCTACAACAAAATGCGCCAGCAAGGGCTGGATTTCACCCAACTTTATGACCTTATTGCTCTCCGAGTCATCGTGCCAACGCGCCCCGACTGCTACCACGCTCTCGGAGTGGTGAGCGCGCTCTGGGCGCCCATTCCCGGCATGTTTTCCGACTACATCGCCCAGCCCAAAAGCAACATGTATCAGTCCATCCATATTAAGGTGATCGGACCGAAGGGTACTCCGCTAGAGGTGCAGATTCGTACCTGGGAGATGCACCGAACCGCGGAGTTCGGTGTGGCGGCGCACTGGCAGTATAAAGAGGGCGGCAAAACGAACGACCAGTTCGAGCGCCGTCTCTCTTTCCTTCGTCAGCAACTATTTGATTGGCAAAACGATAGCAAAGATAGTGGAGAGTTTTTACGTAACATCACGGAAGATCTGTTCACCGACCAGGTCTTTGTGCTGACCCCTAAAGGCGACGTTATAGACTTGCCGGCCGGGAGCTGCCCCATAGATTTTGCCTATCGGGTTCACAGTGAAGTGGGCGACCACTGCGTTGGGGCGAAGGTGAACGGTCGCCTAGTGCCGCTTTCCTATCAGTTTCGCAACGGTGACACGGTGGAGATCATCACCCGCCCTGGCGCCACGCCAAGCCGAGACTGGCTCGCCTTCGTGAAAACCTCCCACGCACGCGCGAAAATCAAGAACTATTTCAAACGTCTTCATCAGCGCGAAAACGTGCAGCGTGGGCGTGAGCTTTTGGAAAAGGAGCTGACCAACCAACTTGAGCGCGACCCCCATGGGTGGGGCGAGAACCCGCGGGACCTTCTGAAAGACGAATCGCTGCGCAGCGTGGCGGCCTCTTTCAACGTACCAAGCGAGATAGAGTTGCTGGCCTCAATTGGCTACGGCACCATCGCCCCTCTCACTGTTCTGAACCGTCTACGCCCTGTCGCTCCCACCGAAGTGAGCATTCCCATTGGCGGCAAACGCGCGAGTGAAGAGAAACTCCACATCGTGGCCGGTGGACTAGATACCGAGAATCTGCTCTTTCGCCGCTCTCGCTGTTGCTTGCCTATCCCCGGAGACGACGTCATCGGCTACATCACCCGTGGACGTGGTATGGCCCTTCACCGTCGCGAGTGTCCCAATGCACGCTACTATCTCGCCAACGAACCTGACCGCTGCGTGCCGGTAGAGTATGTGGGCAACGATGGGCAGGTCTATCAGGTCTATCTGACGATCGTTTGTTTGGATCGAACCGGGCTCTTGGCTGACATTGGCTCCGTTTTTGGAGAGAATAAAACCAACATCACCGCGCTACGAACCCAGTCGCATCGTGATAAAACCGCTACTCTAGAACTTGCTATTGAGGTACGTAACACAGAGCACCTCGACGATATCATCAAGAAAGTCTACGCGATTGGCGATATTTTGGACGTACACCGCGCTTTCGGCAGCCGCGATGAAGGCAAAACAAAATAG
- a CDS encoding type II secretion system protein: protein MKARILDQKFRFSTLRRKARQPSGFTLMELLFVMAVLAVLSAVLLPVFLSGRRSAQKAACLQNLHQIGIALALYVQDYDEAFPAYTVDPQVRAHPDDLLTWHNSFCRAEDLQPSQVSWASLALPYALSSLYGTSTQGDSPLFCPADTDRKARPVTSYEFKMFLSEGVHINDVEYPADTAMVWEQWDYHDPGHYSEYDSRAHLNTVFVDGHAKSVWLVDTTSARYGNGPDLHWPFVGQGKSAPYTDHDTLP, encoded by the coding sequence ATGAAAGCGCGCATTCTGGATCAAAAGTTTCGGTTTTCTACGCTTCGTCGAAAAGCCCGCCAACCATCGGGCTTTACGCTGATGGAGCTGCTCTTTGTCATGGCCGTTCTTGCAGTGCTGAGTGCCGTGCTTCTACCTGTTTTTCTCTCCGGGAGACGCTCGGCACAAAAGGCGGCCTGCCTTCAGAATCTTCACCAAATCGGCATCGCCCTCGCGCTTTACGTCCAAGACTACGACGAAGCGTTTCCTGCCTACACCGTAGACCCACAGGTCCGAGCGCACCCAGACGACCTCCTCACCTGGCATAACAGTTTCTGTCGTGCGGAAGACCTCCAACCTTCTCAGGTATCATGGGCCTCCCTGGCACTCCCCTATGCCCTCAGCAGCCTATATGGCACGTCAACTCAGGGCGACTCCCCCCTCTTCTGCCCGGCAGATACCGATCGCAAGGCGCGTCCTGTAACCTCCTACGAGTTCAAGATGTTCCTTTCCGAGGGCGTTCACATCAACGATGTGGAGTATCCTGCCGACACGGCCATGGTGTGGGAACAGTGGGACTATCATGATCCGGGGCACTACTCGGAGTACGACTCGCGCGCTCACCTTAACACAGTATTTGTGGATGGACATGCAAAAAGCGTCTGGTTGGTGGACACTACAAGCGCGCGCTACGGCAACGGTCCCGACCTCCACTGGCCCTTTGTAGGGCAAGGTAAAAGCGCCCCCTACACCGACCACGACACGTTACCGTGA
- a CDS encoding DUF1559 domain-containing protein: protein MKCLRKAFTLIELLVVIAIIAILAAILFPVFAQAREAARKATCISNLRQISTAVFMYAQDYDETPPETGWQGPCSSPTPNANGIYPLGDQYFSGVFSFPIATAPYIKNWQIFSCPSDPDKGGFNKYYSYCYEAQLLAVHMPNSYPGMRKDVNAFLRSFPLSYAGNYFLSSAYDPTLNPSGYRGGKMYSLAYYHCPSNVFFATDVGSRLLSNGVIFAGWYIAPGYDNDAAGQGRWPKGKRHALGRNWIFCDGHVKWFKDPPFLNPDGTPKTQGQVMWEYQHMGIYTYPEADSPDYTR, encoded by the coding sequence ATGAAATGTTTGAGAAAGGCTTTTACACTTATTGAGCTTCTCGTCGTTATAGCGATAATCGCTATACTAGCAGCCATTCTGTTTCCTGTTTTTGCCCAGGCAAGAGAGGCAGCAAGAAAAGCAACCTGCATCTCCAACCTCAGGCAGATCAGCACGGCCGTGTTTATGTATGCTCAGGACTACGATGAAACTCCGCCTGAAACGGGCTGGCAAGGCCCCTGTAGCAGCCCTACTCCCAACGCCAATGGCATCTATCCTCTAGGAGACCAGTACTTCAGTGGAGTTTTCTCTTTTCCCATCGCTACAGCTCCCTACATCAAGAATTGGCAGATATTTAGTTGTCCTAGCGACCCGGATAAGGGTGGATTCAACAAGTACTATTCTTACTGCTATGAAGCTCAATTACTGGCAGTTCATATGCCAAACTCTTATCCAGGAATGAGAAAGGATGTTAACGCCTTCCTGCGCTCTTTCCCTCTGTCTTATGCAGGAAATTACTTTTTGAGTTCGGCTTACGATCCCACCTTGAACCCGTCTGGATATCGCGGAGGGAAGATGTATTCGCTCGCCTACTACCACTGCCCCTCCAATGTATTTTTCGCAACAGATGTGGGGTCGAGGCTTCTATCAAACGGTGTCATTTTTGCTGGTTGGTACATAGCTCCTGGATATGATAACGATGCTGCAGGGCAAGGACGATGGCCTAAAGGGAAGCGGCATGCGCTGGGACGTAACTGGATCTTCTGCGATGGTCATGTGAAGTGGTTCAAAGACCCTCCCTTCTTAAACCCAGATGGAACTCCAAAAACACAGGGCCAGGTTATGTGGGAGTACCAGCACATGGGAATCTACACCTATCCAGAGGCCGACAGCCCCGACTATACGCGCTAG